From Kineosporia succinea, the proteins below share one genomic window:
- a CDS encoding helix-turn-helix domain-containing protein, with protein sequence MSKQEVLDLDVMVDLMTAAKALDMSRTMAYRLAAQEHFPITLEKFGSRYRLRRSDLLAYLGISDTDDGK encoded by the coding sequence ATGAGCAAGCAGGAAGTTCTCGACCTGGACGTCATGGTCGACCTGATGACCGCCGCCAAGGCCCTCGACATGAGCCGGACCATGGCGTACCGCCTCGCCGCTCAAGAGCACTTCCCGATCACGCTGGAGAAGTTCGGCAGCAGGTACCGCCTGCGCCGATCGGACTTGCTCGCCTACCTGGGAATCTCCGACACCGACGATGGAAAGTAG
- a CDS encoding phage terminase small subunit: MGISGPAPKPASRRARNNRDPHPYRTFPQPDFAGPRDLPDDLIDFREEWHPAVLRWWSRWCESPLSSEFSEVEWSELEVAAALLQKFWTGSRSVECAGELRQRMSQLGATPEARQKLRIAYATADEKEQFMPPAKSSRERYGSLTALPQSKSG; this comes from the coding sequence GTGGGCATTTCAGGCCCGGCTCCTAAGCCAGCGTCGCGTCGAGCGCGCAACAACCGCGACCCGCATCCGTATCGGACTTTCCCGCAGCCGGACTTCGCTGGCCCTCGGGATCTTCCGGATGACCTGATCGACTTCAGGGAAGAGTGGCACCCTGCGGTTCTGCGTTGGTGGAGCCGCTGGTGCGAGTCCCCGTTGTCGTCGGAGTTCTCCGAGGTCGAGTGGTCGGAGCTTGAGGTCGCGGCGGCGCTGCTCCAGAAGTTCTGGACGGGTAGCCGCTCCGTCGAGTGCGCAGGCGAGCTACGGCAGCGGATGTCGCAGTTGGGTGCGACTCCGGAGGCCCGGCAGAAGCTGCGCATCGCGTACGCCACGGCGGACGAGAAGGAGCAGTTCATGCCGCCGGCGAAGTCTTCGCGGGAGCGGTACGGGTCGCTGACGGCGCTGCCCCAGAGCAAGAGCGGTTGA
- a CDS encoding tyrosine-type recombinase/integrase, protein MYYVQRKLRSISFTDANEAKHWAHVFDVLGPDAGKRALQEALGQVAPPPPEPTIEEMVLRHIELLTGIQAGTRADYVTHAHRDIVPLIGDVRRSEITKAVGAQWVNQLEDRGLSGKTIKNRHSLLSAAIETQAVETGHLTRNPVKGLRLPDASRSREDMQFLNKEQFATLVSCVRPQYRDLITVLVGTGMRWGEAAALRVANVRLDAPVPTVVVREAVKHRRDGIREVGGPKSKQGRREIPLSPTIAVALRRAVDGKKPNDLVFVSITGQPMRYGVFHRDTWSRAQAAAVKAGLTAEPAIHDLRHTCASWWLAAGVPILTVSKLLGHTDAGFTLRVYGHALPGDSNLVIQVTEQILSGIETAPKKAMTPVA, encoded by the coding sequence ATGTACTACGTCCAGCGGAAGCTGCGCTCGATCTCCTTCACCGACGCGAACGAGGCGAAGCACTGGGCTCACGTCTTCGACGTGCTCGGCCCCGATGCCGGAAAGCGCGCCCTCCAGGAAGCGCTCGGCCAAGTCGCCCCACCGCCTCCCGAGCCGACGATCGAAGAGATGGTGCTGCGGCACATCGAACTGCTCACCGGCATCCAGGCAGGCACTCGGGCCGACTACGTCACCCACGCACACCGCGACATCGTGCCGCTCATCGGGGACGTCCGCCGCAGCGAGATCACCAAGGCCGTCGGGGCTCAGTGGGTCAACCAGTTGGAGGATCGAGGCCTGTCGGGCAAGACGATCAAGAACCGGCACAGTCTGCTGTCGGCCGCGATCGAGACCCAGGCCGTCGAGACGGGGCACCTGACCAGGAACCCGGTCAAAGGCCTGCGACTGCCCGACGCATCCCGCAGCCGGGAAGACATGCAGTTTCTGAACAAGGAGCAGTTCGCCACTCTGGTGTCTTGCGTCCGACCGCAGTACCGCGACTTGATCACCGTCCTGGTCGGCACGGGCATGCGCTGGGGCGAAGCAGCGGCCTTGCGGGTGGCGAACGTCCGGCTCGACGCCCCGGTGCCGACCGTGGTGGTGCGCGAGGCCGTGAAGCATCGGCGCGACGGCATCCGCGAAGTGGGGGGACCTAAGTCCAAGCAGGGTCGCCGGGAGATTCCCCTGTCGCCGACGATCGCGGTCGCACTTCGGCGAGCCGTGGACGGCAAGAAGCCGAACGACCTGGTCTTCGTCTCCATCACGGGCCAGCCCATGCGCTACGGAGTCTTCCACCGAGATACGTGGTCGCGGGCACAGGCCGCAGCCGTGAAGGCGGGGCTGACGGCCGAACCGGCCATCCACGACCTTCGGCATACGTGCGCGAGCTGGTGGCTGGCTGCGGGGGTGCCGATCCTGACGGTCTCGAAGCTGCTGGGACACACGGACGCCGGGTTCACCTTGCGCGTCTACGGCCACGCCTTGCCCGGCGACAGCAACCTTGTCATCCAGGTCACCGAGCAGATCCTGTCCGGCATCGAGACCGCCCCAAAGAAAGCGATGACACCCGTGGCATAG
- the bcp gene encoding thioredoxin-dependent thiol peroxidase produces the protein MRSSFVAKLEVGATAPAFTLPAADESTVSLSDYAGKRVIVYFYPAAMTPGCTKQACDFRDSLAALQAEGFAVIGISPDKPAKLAKFVERDAITFPLLSDPEHEVLESYGAWGEKSLYGKTVVGVIRSTIVIDAEGKVELAKYNVKATGHVASLRKALKV, from the coding sequence ATGAGGAGTTCTTTCGTGGCCAAGCTCGAGGTCGGCGCCACTGCACCGGCGTTCACCCTGCCCGCTGCCGACGAGTCGACAGTCTCGCTGTCCGACTACGCGGGCAAGCGCGTCATCGTCTACTTCTACCCGGCCGCGATGACCCCGGGATGCACCAAGCAGGCCTGCGACTTCCGCGACAGCCTGGCCGCTCTGCAGGCCGAGGGCTTCGCCGTGATCGGCATCTCGCCCGACAAACCCGCCAAACTGGCCAAGTTCGTCGAGCGTGACGCCATCACGTTCCCCCTCCTGTCCGATCCTGAGCACGAGGTGCTTGAGTCGTACGGCGCGTGGGGCGAGAAGAGCCTGTACGGCAAGACCGTCGTCGGGGTCATCCGCTCCACGATCGTGATCGACGCCGAGGGCAAGGTCGAGCTCGCGAAGTACAACGTGAAGGCCACGGGGCACGTCGCGTCGCTGCGTAAAGCGCTGAAGGTCTGA
- a CDS encoding major capsid protein has translation MAIVWDSLVRPADLTTFVRNVPIDQQYTLNSLFPDRLVNDEEVNISDVTITARTAKVRAFDAPPATIARDTFSRKKVKPLPVSVMLNQGEVDKRRLAVAQARGGSDASLIEAIYDDATTATKAVQRRVELMRGDLLADGKVTISNENGVTTEADFSVPAGNIATASTLWSDPAAPILDNLRTWSKAYRDLNGFAPGGIVMSEDSWYLMAANDQIRGLYLGANGNAATIVNEGQVDAALRAFRLPPIRLMYDAQTDVDGTLTRILPANKIFFVPPAGVELGFTAWALTVTGVQAAQAGQLTFGTAAGMVGVMDVNSAPPYQEAVYVDSCPLPVLSNPRALAIFTVA, from the coding sequence GTGGCTATTGTCTGGGACAGTCTGGTTCGGCCTGCTGACCTCACGACCTTCGTGCGGAACGTGCCGATCGACCAGCAGTACACCCTGAACTCCCTGTTCCCCGACCGACTCGTCAACGACGAAGAGGTCAACATCTCCGACGTCACCATCACGGCCCGGACGGCCAAGGTGCGTGCCTTCGACGCTCCCCCGGCCACGATCGCCCGAGACACCTTCTCCCGCAAGAAGGTCAAGCCGCTGCCGGTCAGCGTGATGCTGAACCAGGGCGAGGTCGACAAGCGTCGACTGGCCGTAGCCCAGGCGCGCGGCGGAAGCGACGCCAGCCTGATCGAAGCCATCTACGACGACGCGACGACCGCCACCAAGGCCGTGCAGCGTCGGGTCGAGCTGATGCGCGGTGACCTGCTGGCCGACGGCAAGGTGACCATCTCCAACGAGAACGGTGTCACCACCGAGGCGGACTTCAGCGTCCCTGCGGGCAACATCGCCACCGCCAGCACCCTGTGGTCGGACCCGGCGGCTCCGATCCTGGACAACCTGCGGACCTGGTCCAAGGCATACCGCGACCTGAACGGCTTCGCGCCGGGCGGCATCGTGATGTCCGAGGACTCCTGGTACCTGATGGCCGCGAACGATCAGATCCGAGGCCTGTACCTGGGCGCCAACGGCAACGCGGCCACGATCGTCAACGAGGGCCAGGTCGACGCGGCGCTTCGGGCGTTCCGGCTGCCCCCGATCCGGCTCATGTACGACGCGCAGACCGACGTGGACGGGACGCTGACCCGCATCCTCCCGGCGAACAAGATCTTCTTCGTCCCTCCGGCGGGCGTCGAGCTGGGCTTCACCGCGTGGGCACTGACCGTCACCGGGGTCCAGGCCGCACAGGCTGGCCAGCTCACCTTCGGAACGGCCGCGGGCATGGTCGGCGTCATGGACGTCAACTCGGCCCCGCCGTACCAGGAGGCCGTGTACGTGGATTCCTGCCCGCTGCCGGTGCTCAGCAACCCGCGCGCTCTCGCCATCTTTACAGTGGCGTGA
- a CDS encoding helix-turn-helix domain-containing protein yields MVDNEQNDKLTVGALIRQLSRFPIETEVIGKNGDLRFTLQLVVSVDGDASRVVVQDDEQEAAAPQSGWGDDQYLSTEQLCEWLNCERDWVYDRKHLIPHAKMGRLLRFRVGDVRAYLARSTQTNG; encoded by the coding sequence GTGGTCGACAACGAACAGAACGACAAGCTCACCGTGGGCGCTCTGATCCGGCAGCTCAGCCGGTTCCCGATCGAGACCGAGGTCATTGGGAAGAACGGCGACCTCCGATTCACGCTCCAGCTGGTCGTTTCCGTCGACGGCGACGCGAGCCGGGTAGTCGTCCAGGACGACGAGCAGGAGGCCGCTGCGCCGCAGTCGGGCTGGGGCGACGACCAGTACTTGTCGACCGAGCAGCTCTGCGAGTGGCTGAACTGCGAAAGAGACTGGGTCTACGACCGCAAGCACCTGATCCCCCACGCGAAGATGGGCCGCCTGCTGCGCTTTCGCGTGGGTGACGTCCGGGCCTACCTGGCGCGGAGCACACAGACCAACGGCTGA
- a CDS encoding head decoration protein, translated as MATDITVTTITYKDADRSWLLFEANGTVGPVARAAGVINYALFTANTHYPDGFIKSGTLLGRVTSGGKLGPYDDAASDGRQTCVGLLFNNEQVPASTAQVATVPYIDSFAVVSQAKLPANSGNDANGRADLPLVKFRA; from the coding sequence ATGGCGACCGACATCACGGTCACTACCATCACCTACAAGGACGCTGACCGTTCCTGGCTGCTTTTCGAGGCCAACGGCACCGTCGGCCCGGTCGCACGCGCGGCAGGCGTCATCAACTACGCGCTGTTCACCGCGAACACCCACTACCCGGACGGCTTCATCAAGTCCGGCACCCTGCTGGGGCGCGTCACGTCCGGCGGCAAGCTCGGCCCGTACGACGACGCGGCCAGCGACGGGCGGCAGACCTGTGTCGGCCTGCTCTTCAACAACGAGCAGGTCCCCGCGAGCACCGCGCAGGTCGCGACCGTGCCCTACATCGACTCCTTCGCCGTGGTCTCCCAGGCGAAGCTCCCGGCGAACTCTGGCAACGACGCGAACGGTCGCGCTGACCTGCCGCTCGTGAAGTTCCGGGCCTAA
- a CDS encoding ATP-binding protein → MDFTQLDLSESDWPKLTDAQHTIEYLVGRVRIQQEAEWPPLTTDRERDLFDNRMERIRDGIERWVSQVPAEFQGATFPNLRDNQHPERLRRWLDTPKIQTLWIAGGVGNGKTFCAYAIAGDALVRSYGKDSRFNCPVVMNTVDMLDQLKPSRDDHEKIWNRVRGTDLLVLDDLGAARPTDWAIERLYALADHRSSARKHTLITLNRSFPELKDLWGGPTVDRFILNSGVIDFRGSSLRQPITNW, encoded by the coding sequence ATGGACTTCACCCAGCTCGACCTTTCCGAATCGGACTGGCCGAAGCTCACGGACGCCCAGCACACGATCGAGTACTTGGTCGGCCGTGTCCGCATCCAGCAGGAAGCTGAATGGCCGCCGCTGACCACGGACCGGGAGCGGGACCTGTTCGACAACCGGATGGAACGGATCAGGGACGGCATCGAACGCTGGGTGTCCCAGGTTCCAGCTGAGTTCCAGGGAGCGACTTTCCCGAACCTCCGGGACAACCAGCATCCCGAACGGCTCCGGCGGTGGCTGGACACCCCGAAGATTCAGACGCTCTGGATCGCTGGGGGCGTCGGCAACGGCAAGACCTTCTGCGCCTACGCGATCGCCGGTGATGCCCTGGTGCGTAGTTATGGCAAGGATTCTCGGTTCAACTGTCCGGTCGTCATGAACACGGTCGACATGCTCGACCAGCTCAAACCGTCCCGCGATGACCACGAGAAGATCTGGAACCGGGTTCGCGGAACCGATCTGCTCGTTCTGGACGACCTGGGCGCGGCCCGACCGACTGACTGGGCCATCGAGCGCCTTTACGCTCTAGCGGACCACCGCAGCAGCGCGCGCAAGCACACGCTGATCACTCTGAACCGATCCTTCCCGGAACTGAAGGACCTCTGGGGAGGGCCGACCGTCGATCGGTTCATCCTGAACTCCGGAGTGATCGACTTCAGGGGCTCGTCACTGCGGCAGCCCATCACCAACTGGTGA
- a CDS encoding PHP domain-containing protein, with protein sequence MTASRSASRTAGHDRDPVTDLRRIAFLLERSLASSYRVKAFRGAATALLTMQPEEIRGAADNGKLTDLKGVGEKTAAVIEQSLAGQVPDYLANLEQEAVEPLATGGEELRAALLGDCHTHSDWSDGGSPPAEMAWTAKELGHEYMVLTDHSPRLKVANGLTADRLRQQLDIIEVINQQLAPFRVLTGIEVDILEDGSLDQDPELLARLDVVVASVHSKLAMPPKAMTRRMLAAIENPHTDILGHCTGRMVKPREGRNPKGRPESEFDAAAVFAACQEHSTAVEINSRPERLDPPRRLLRQAAEAGCVFAIDTDAHAPGQLDWQIIGASRAVECGVTAERVINTWGADELLTWTTS encoded by the coding sequence ATGACAGCGAGTCGTTCAGCCAGTCGCACTGCGGGGCACGACCGCGATCCGGTGACGGATCTGCGTCGTATCGCGTTCCTGCTGGAGCGGTCACTCGCCTCTTCCTACCGGGTCAAGGCGTTCCGTGGAGCAGCAACCGCCCTGCTCACCATGCAGCCCGAGGAGATCCGGGGAGCCGCCGACAACGGCAAGCTGACTGATCTCAAGGGTGTCGGCGAGAAGACCGCCGCGGTGATCGAGCAGTCTCTGGCCGGCCAGGTGCCCGATTATCTGGCCAACCTGGAGCAGGAGGCCGTAGAACCGCTCGCCACCGGCGGCGAGGAGCTACGCGCGGCCCTGCTCGGCGACTGCCACACGCATTCCGACTGGTCCGACGGCGGGTCGCCGCCGGCCGAGATGGCCTGGACGGCGAAGGAACTCGGTCACGAGTACATGGTGCTCACCGATCATTCGCCGCGTCTGAAGGTGGCCAACGGGCTCACGGCCGATCGGCTCCGGCAGCAGCTCGACATCATCGAGGTCATCAACCAGCAGCTCGCCCCTTTCCGGGTCCTCACCGGCATCGAGGTCGACATTCTGGAAGACGGTTCGCTCGACCAGGATCCGGAGCTCCTGGCCCGGCTCGACGTCGTGGTTGCCAGCGTGCACTCGAAACTCGCCATGCCGCCCAAAGCCATGACCAGGCGCATGCTCGCCGCGATCGAGAACCCGCACACCGACATTCTCGGCCACTGCACGGGCCGCATGGTCAAGCCTCGCGAGGGCAGAAACCCCAAGGGGCGCCCCGAGTCCGAGTTCGATGCGGCAGCTGTATTCGCCGCCTGCCAAGAGCATTCGACCGCTGTCGAGATCAACAGCCGTCCCGAGCGTCTCGATCCGCCGCGGCGTCTGCTGCGTCAGGCCGCAGAGGCAGGTTGTGTCTTCGCCATCGACACCGACGCTCATGCTCCTGGCCAGCTCGACTGGCAGATCATCGGGGCATCGAGGGCTGTCGAGTGCGGGGTGACAGCGGAGCGGGTCATCAACACCTGGGGTGCAGACGAGCTCCTCACCTGGACCACGTCATGA
- a CDS encoding DUF3618 domain-containing protein yields the protein MSDKGSFDEALNGSPTELELQIQARREHLAATIDELTTRAHPKDIARRTTAALSDKLQTVTHTPDGELRTERVAAVAGAVVAIAGVLVFIRGRS from the coding sequence ATGAGTGACAAGGGATCTTTCGACGAGGCTCTGAACGGGTCTCCCACCGAGCTGGAGCTCCAGATCCAGGCCCGGCGTGAGCACCTGGCCGCCACCATCGACGAGCTGACCACCCGGGCCCATCCCAAGGACATCGCCCGGCGCACCACCGCCGCCCTGTCCGACAAGCTGCAGACCGTCACGCACACCCCCGACGGCGAGCTGCGCACCGAGCGCGTCGCCGCGGTGGCCGGCGCGGTCGTGGCGATCGCCGGCGTCCTGGTGTTCATCCGCGGCCGGAGCTGA
- a CDS encoding cytochrome P450, translating to MRNPLAWLEKVVECHGDLVAFPMPKTPVLLVNTPAGARHVLQRNHRNYTKATIQYGALSLVTGSGLLTSDGEVWRRHRRTLQPAFHHGGLDEVAASTVVAGEQLRTAWDQAPPYAPIDAEAAIMRAMLTVVGKTLFADDLSSAGSDLVHAVDRALRQVIARATNPLAAGPLSRLPTLSARRMRSAVSTLDQVTADIVARRRAQGIRPEDADLLAVLLRAAGDPTDPGEVSDHHSSGAGSRQPGPMASDQSDDAPPAPSSASPWMTEQEIRDELVTLVIAGHETVASSLVWTLHLLAESPDIQQRLYDELDSVLHGRAPEWKDIPSLTYTRAVVDEALRLYPPAWVITRRSAGPDTVDGVDVPEGTLIIVSPWLLHRSERNWPDAQRFEPSRFLDAAPGHGDRHPAYLPFGAGPRLCIGRDFALVESVLLLATLLRDRAVRRPAGTPSPAVEALVTLRPKHGMPLSLIPRIPR from the coding sequence ATGCGAAACCCATTGGCCTGGTTGGAGAAGGTCGTCGAGTGTCACGGTGACCTCGTCGCCTTCCCGATGCCGAAAACCCCCGTCCTCCTGGTGAACACCCCGGCCGGGGCCCGGCACGTGCTGCAACGCAACCACCGCAACTACACCAAGGCCACCATCCAGTACGGCGCCCTGTCCCTGGTCACCGGCTCCGGCCTCCTCACCTCGGACGGCGAGGTCTGGCGCCGGCACCGCCGCACCCTGCAGCCCGCGTTCCACCACGGTGGCCTCGACGAGGTCGCCGCCTCCACGGTGGTTGCCGGCGAGCAGCTCCGCACCGCCTGGGACCAGGCCCCTCCCTACGCGCCCATCGATGCCGAGGCCGCGATCATGCGAGCCATGCTCACCGTCGTCGGCAAGACCCTCTTCGCCGACGACCTCTCCTCGGCCGGTTCCGATCTCGTCCATGCCGTCGACCGCGCCCTGCGCCAGGTCATCGCCCGCGCCACCAACCCTCTCGCTGCCGGCCCCCTCTCCCGACTGCCCACCCTCTCGGCCCGCCGGATGCGCTCCGCCGTATCCACTCTCGACCAGGTCACTGCCGACATCGTCGCCCGCCGCCGCGCCCAGGGAATCCGCCCGGAAGACGCTGACCTCCTGGCCGTACTCCTCCGCGCCGCCGGCGACCCCACCGATCCCGGCGAGGTCTCCGACCACCACAGCTCCGGTGCCGGCTCCCGTCAGCCCGGCCCTATGGCCTCGGATCAGTCCGACGATGCCCCACCCGCTCCCTCATCTGCCTCCCCGTGGATGACCGAGCAGGAGATCCGCGACGAACTGGTCACCCTGGTCATCGCCGGCCACGAGACGGTCGCCTCGAGCCTGGTCTGGACACTGCACCTGCTCGCCGAGAGCCCGGACATCCAGCAGCGCCTGTACGACGAACTCGACAGCGTGCTCCACGGGCGCGCCCCCGAATGGAAAGACATCCCCTCCCTCACCTACACCCGCGCCGTGGTCGACGAGGCCCTCCGCCTGTATCCGCCGGCCTGGGTGATCACGAGGCGCTCGGCCGGTCCGGACACCGTCGACGGTGTGGACGTGCCCGAGGGAACCCTGATCATCGTCAGTCCCTGGCTGCTTCACCGCAGCGAGCGGAACTGGCCGGATGCACAGCGTTTCGAGCCCTCCCGCTTCCTCGATGCAGCTCCCGGTCACGGCGACCGCCACCCCGCCTACCTCCCCTTCGGTGCCGGGCCTCGCCTGTGCATCGGCCGTGACTTCGCCCTGGTCGAATCTGTTCTTCTGCTGGCCACCCTCCTGCGGGACCGGGCTGTGCGCCGCCCCGCCGGAACCCCGTCCCCGGCAGTCGAGGCCCTGGTCACCCTGCGCCCCAAGCACGGCATGCCCCTCTCCCTGATCCCCCGAATCCCGCGCTGA
- a CDS encoding phage head completion protein, giving the protein MTILTAPLVAQANGYGGKKQDWSNAVETMVAANVQPATTSELLESSGSRDQVVTRYKVWFPAGTSVTATSRLRWNGLLLSVDGQPQVWHDAWGTPDHVEVLAVVSAG; this is encoded by the coding sequence GTGACGATCCTGACCGCCCCGCTGGTCGCCCAGGCGAACGGTTACGGCGGGAAGAAGCAGGACTGGTCGAATGCGGTTGAGACCATGGTGGCCGCGAACGTGCAGCCCGCTACGACCTCGGAGTTGCTGGAGTCCAGCGGTTCCCGAGACCAGGTCGTCACCCGGTACAAGGTCTGGTTCCCCGCCGGGACCTCGGTCACCGCAACGAGTCGTCTCCGCTGGAACGGCCTGCTGCTGTCGGTCGACGGCCAACCGCAGGTGTGGCACGACGCCTGGGGCACTCCCGATCACGTCGAGGTGCTGGCGGTTGTCTCCGCCGGATAG
- a CDS encoding helix-turn-helix domain-containing protein: MTNSPIPTLLTPQAVADIFGETKKTVIERARHGEIGCYRWGREIRFSPEHVAEYLASHEAKVGRPSEVGRKPRVSARAEAELRKSA; this comes from the coding sequence GTGACGAACAGTCCGATCCCCACCCTCCTGACCCCTCAGGCGGTCGCCGACATCTTCGGCGAGACGAAGAAGACCGTGATCGAGCGCGCTCGACACGGCGAGATCGGCTGCTACCGCTGGGGACGCGAGATCCGGTTCTCCCCCGAACACGTCGCCGAATACCTCGCCAGCCACGAAGCCAAGGTCGGCCGGCCGTCCGAGGTCGGCCGCAAGCCTCGGGTGAGCGCCCGCGCTGAAGCCGAGCTGCGGAAGAGCGCCTGA
- a CDS encoding GroES family chaperonin, whose product MLHDRLLVSLDKDAGERRSSAGIVIPATASVGRRLAWSAVVAVGQHVRQVQVGDRVLYDPEDLAEVELHGEAYILLRERDIHAVAAPRVEDDRTGLYL is encoded by the coding sequence ATGCTGCACGACCGCCTGCTCGTCTCCCTCGACAAAGACGCGGGCGAGCGGCGTTCCAGCGCCGGCATCGTCATCCCGGCCACCGCCTCGGTCGGCCGCCGCCTGGCCTGGTCGGCCGTCGTCGCGGTCGGCCAGCACGTGCGCCAGGTGCAGGTCGGCGATCGGGTGCTGTACGACCCCGAAGACCTGGCCGAGGTCGAACTGCACGGCGAGGCCTACATCCTGCTGCGCGAACGCGACATCCACGCGGTGGCTGCTCCTCGCGTCGAGGACGACCGCACGGGGCTGTACCTCTGA
- a CDS encoding phage portal protein, whose translation MITASSEPGSPEWWLTKLEAQLVRRRDGDNWTRTSSEIQKRPPLKVLDAYHRGEPPLPRASQNWAPAMREYLRTGRMNLAELCVSAVVHKMRPVGFRTAAESDVDGDERAAEIFRHNNLALRTRDFFTWGLAFGDSYIMVSPNPDDSGRPFITQEHPFECITSDDPITGAPRAALKLYHDDDLEEDRAYVFLPGQVHVATRGTGFNQPTSWDWNDGLSFALPNGLEDVIPVRHFRNENGTGDFEPHLDTLNRINETLFDRLSVQKYQAFSMRVFSGLPMQDGDGKDIDYSEIWSQDPGSVVTLGQITDDQDKPVSNAIQMFETTPVPMDPFRMAVLDDMKTFAVETSTPLHLITPDAAQGSAEGASLQREAGTWKTEDRRARGQQALAETMSLAFRFAGLDDRTDPTKIEVIWAPPERYSLAESAAAAQQLRSAGIPLETIAETTLQMSPEEISRMNQQLADEALRAPVTAGEANQVRRVAPNLTSNPNGQEQVDDGNDARAAA comes from the coding sequence GTGATCACCGCTTCCTCCGAGCCCGGCAGTCCGGAATGGTGGCTAACGAAGCTCGAAGCTCAGCTCGTTCGACGCCGTGACGGTGACAACTGGACGCGCACCTCCAGCGAGATCCAGAAGCGCCCGCCGCTCAAGGTGCTCGACGCTTACCACCGGGGCGAGCCGCCTCTCCCCCGCGCCAGCCAGAACTGGGCGCCGGCGATGCGGGAGTACCTGCGCACCGGGCGCATGAACCTGGCGGAGTTGTGCGTCAGCGCGGTCGTCCACAAGATGCGGCCGGTCGGCTTCCGTACCGCCGCCGAGTCGGACGTGGACGGCGACGAGCGAGCAGCCGAGATCTTCCGGCATAACAACCTCGCGCTGCGGACCAGGGACTTCTTCACCTGGGGTCTGGCGTTCGGTGATAGCTACATCATGGTCAGCCCGAACCCCGACGACTCGGGTCGGCCGTTCATCACCCAGGAACACCCCTTCGAGTGCATCACCTCGGACGACCCGATCACCGGGGCGCCCAGAGCTGCGCTGAAGCTCTACCACGATGACGACCTCGAAGAGGATCGCGCCTACGTCTTCTTGCCTGGCCAGGTGCACGTCGCCACCCGAGGTACCGGCTTCAACCAGCCGACCTCGTGGGACTGGAACGACGGACTCTCGTTCGCCTTGCCGAACGGCTTGGAGGATGTCATCCCGGTCCGTCACTTCCGCAACGAGAACGGCACCGGCGACTTCGAGCCGCACCTCGACACGTTGAACCGCATCAACGAGACGCTGTTCGACCGGCTGAGTGTTCAGAAGTACCAGGCGTTCTCGATGCGGGTGTTCTCCGGCCTGCCGATGCAGGACGGCGACGGCAAGGACATCGACTACAGCGAGATCTGGTCCCAGGACCCTGGGTCGGTCGTCACGCTCGGCCAGATCACGGACGACCAGGACAAGCCGGTCTCGAACGCGATCCAGATGTTCGAGACCACGCCCGTGCCGATGGACCCGTTCCGCATGGCCGTCCTCGACGACATGAAGACCTTCGCCGTCGAGACCAGCACACCGCTGCACCTCATCACCCCAGACGCCGCCCAAGGCTCGGCTGAGGGCGCCTCGCTTCAGCGAGAGGCGGGCACTTGGAAGACCGAGGACCGTCGTGCGCGAGGCCAGCAAGCCCTCGCCGAAACCATGTCCCTGGCCTTCCGATTCGCCGGACTGGACGACCGCACCGACCCGACGAAAATCGAGGTCATCTGGGCTCCCCCGGAGCGGTACAGCCTCGCTGAGTCGGCCGCCGCCGCTCAGCAGCTCCGTTCAGCCGGGATTCCGCTTGAGACGATCGCGGAGACCACCCTCCAGATGTCCCCGGAGGAGATCTCCAGGATGAACCAGCAGTTGGCCGACGAGGCTCTTCGCGCGCCCGTGACCGCCGGCGAGGCCAACCAGGTCCGCCGGGTCGCCCCGAACCTCACCAGCAACCCGAACGGCCAGGAGCAGGTCGATGACGGTAACGATGCCAGAGCAGCAGCCTGA